The Episyrphus balteatus chromosome 3, idEpiBalt1.1, whole genome shotgun sequence genome segment aaaaataattgaaacaaatttaCTGCTTCGTTTTCAAGAacttgaattttcaaaattaaaattttgattcttttttcaaatgcaaattagttttaatttgcggtatagtaatttttttttatatataaaaaaaaattttatgcagttgaaaattaaatattaatcaacatataaagaaaaaattttaataacattCATTTAGctatccgttttcaaaaaaatgatttccaaaaaatttgatttttttaaattcgaaaattaatttttttcaaaattttaacacTAGGTATAACGTAAAATCCTTTGCTCAGTTTTGTGATTCATAAATTTCATGGTTCTACGACGATAAGGTGCTTAAAAGTTTACATACTTAAAATGGGTACCACGAATTCTAAgaagaaaatctcaaatttctaaatggttttttttttttaaactgctaGCTACTATTCAAGACTAACTTACATATCAGCAGTGctctttaataaattaatttattttcatataaaatgggTAGTTGCTTCTtccctttacaaaaaaaaaaacataaaatcgaaTCACTAGTGCTTCATAATGTAATTTAATAAACTTGTTGTAGCTTCCaggatcactgtggcgtatacgtatttttttttagaaaatagtctTAATGGCTAATGTTAAGTGTCTTATTCTTTATTAAGTCAGATTTTAGTGATATGAATGATGAAGAGGATATTACTTACCTGTTAAAGCAGATCTTAATTGTAGGATATCAGTGTAAATACTAATACACAAACAAGAACATGCGTAAGAGAAGAAAgctataataaaaagttataaaatcataaaagtgttttattttcgcttttataatttttcttgatttaacatccTTTTTGCCAAAATATGTGCCATCAtcaaaaatacctaaaaaaaaacatctctcgcAACCCAAAACTTATCTCTTTCGGTTAGCTAAATAAACAACTCCATCCTACAAATGAATTATTACCAACAAAGATCAGAAATTGAGGGCTATTTACGCGTACAAATCCTTTGTATCTAACGCTACCTCACCGTCAATCCTCTCTGCCTCTGGCTTGGATACACAACACGCCCCCATCATAAATCACTTCATTTTGTCTGTGAGCCAGATGACTGACTGAATATAGTAGGGTAAATAGGTTTACCTGAAGCCGTCATAATCTGGCAACGTGGTGGTGGCTGGTGGGTTACTCTATTCTCTGATATTTCGTTTGAAGACAAAAGCCATCGTTTATTATTCTCACTTATCGTTGGTGTTATTGTGTTGTTAAAGCTCTGCGGGTATATTTTTCGATATacacagttatttttttttattttggtttaaatttgataaaatataacGTTATATCGAATGGGAGTTAAGTTTGTTCCAGTTCATCTATTGCTCTGCCAAGCGTTTCATAttgaagcaaaaaaataaataaaaaacaacaacaaaacatgtCCTGTAACTTACGCTCATCAGTTACACTTGTGAAAATGTATATTTCCGCTGCCAAATAACAACAGTTAACGGCAATACCGCCTACACATAATGTGGCCCTCTTTTTTTATCCaattgacaacaaaaaaagggtGAATACGGAAAAAGTGTTTACCGCCAGAAAGAACAGGAAAAATTATGTAACAAGCATCATGCATAGGTAGACACATGTATGTACATGATAAAAGGATTATTTGTACGTAAATAAACATAATTTGGTTGCTGGTGATAGGACACCCCAGGTAAGTGCTGTTGTTTACACGCATATATTGCTTTCGAAACATGCGAACACTTGTTACCTATTAGCATACGTTTGAGCGGCAGCGTGGGTGGTGGCGGTGTGTGTAAGCAACTTTTATTTCTCTTGTTTAGCTTTGTGCCGCCTGTTCTTGCTTTAATTCCAGCGGCAGCACCTGTGgggaaatcaaaattaaataaagtattTGACGATGTCGTATGAACTTGTTTTGATCGAATTTTAATATTCTGAGGTAATTTTTGTTAGTGTTGTTACACTATAAAGATTGGTtacatattgaaaaaaagtgttttttttttgacgtgataacgtcttataaatggATGAAaaatggcagccaccacaaaaaagtgacgccattttctcccgttccactccttaactttcgcagtgcggcaaaaatttcaattaaaaataaactattagagatacatgaatcttctatagcttatttgaaagataataacctaaagttgaatacatttaaaggattttaaaagaattccatcttttaatagggtaaataggggtaaaacaaaattccaagAAATTGGCTATTTttgcgacaatgtaaagagttgaatttttttttaatcgatagataaattcattacaagactgacaatggtaggtattgaaaaatttttttttaaatttcaaaaccaatttataaatggttttctaaaactaaaacatgaagtagacctttgacgaagtagtgattataggtaggggcaattttttttgacaatttgaagaACTtaattcgaaagataataaagaaaaaaacgttaGGGGTGtgaaacggatttttttttgtctctgcgtttcgaaataggaattttgaaaaacacctacttaatttttcgtagcgttcaaaaatctcaaacttatagaacatgtattCTATGACCGTGCCACAGAGGAGTATTCGACCCCAAAATCCGGtcataagtgaaaaaaataaaaatcgcatTCGACccgttattttttgcttttcgcaTTCCTCAATACCCATGCTAACTAAAACTggtttcaaataataactgttgacCCCCTAATTCCCAAGGTCTTAGTCTAAATCTAGTCGATTTTATAAGCTCACGTCAcaaaagcttattttatttCCTAATCATTAACACTTCagtctgatttttttattgtgatttgtgataattgtgaaaatttttatatgtatgtcaAAGGTCAAGGTATATACTTTATGTTAATACAGAAATTTCCATacatttcattgaaaatatattaaaaatcgaGATGACAAGAGTGCATAGAAAAACgtgaaaattaatgaaattttcggtagaaaaaaaaagtgtttttgttgtAGTCTCGGGTACGatcgatcaaaaatttgtctTATATAATTGTCTGTACATCTTTGTCATCTCatgcacataaaaaaaatttccacatatttccacctttttttttaatggcgttTTTTAGTCTCGAggtatttttagtaaaattggcttttgttgcttaaaaaactacttattttcaaatttttgttttctttaacctGAAATactaacaatatttaaaaatttcatgtaaaaattaataatatgaattaaataaaattgaaaaaaaaattacttaattaaattttttttttttaactaacccgaaaatttttttcagtgtgaCTTTTTAATACATTATAAGATATAAAACAATACTTTAGGCCAATtctaataagaaaaacattacaaatatttttgaccgGATTTTGAGGTCGAATACTCCTCTGTgcatgcgcatgcatgtgcaaaaaattggtattttaaaatgatttttgaccgaataacgggaaaaacaatttttttttccaaagttttttgaccgtttttaaccgtttttatttttacctttttttcttcaacaaataaatgaatgaaatttatattgtagatagacaggactatatctgtgcaaaatttcaatcaatttcgtaaacacaattttgagataagggtaaaataaagttctatttttcaacaggttctatcttttgatctagagcagatacagATTTGATTCAACTTTATTAAGCATCCTGACgatattatctttcatttgatatacaCATAACTATACATTTATtacaagcttcacaatgttaaaaaatacctcaaaacacctgtggagatctgttaatcatgaacagtcaccagtgtgggatgtggaatttcgacatggttggctttaaaaaattctaactttttttctaggcattgcagaaataagattgaaaagtCATTTGAtaggtgaaataatgagctttcacatgatataaaatttcttataggttgttatatcaaaaaaatggttttttgggtgatggaagtgattttttcactttttttcgtaagaaatgattgttttaaataaattattttaatactttttgggcattgtaaaaatttaaaaatggttttattctttacaagaaatatttggctttttaatggtaaaattttttttgtaagcttttaaaataaaaaaattaatatattgagaaaagaaaaaatggtaatttttttttagctttttcttgtaaattatgattgtttgaaataaataaactcttcaattgactcattttaaacaataccacacaacctgttttacgacgttatcacataaaattatcgtaagtaaaccgactttacagaaaacctctttttttaaatttctaatttGGTTGAACTCCACAGGTGAGAAGATTTACAATGAAGCAGTAAAGTGGGATGGTAATTGTTTCACTAATATTACTAACAAAGAATAGGGCCTTTCTTCATAAACACTTGGCGAAATTTTGTAAAGTGATATCTTGGATCATAATTATTGTCTTGGCAATGTATTTtagagtttttcttttttttttgtaggtactggtattttttttttttaaatgagacatgacaattttttttttttggtttatggtAAAACCCGGGCCTTTAGAGcatattcaatttaatgcaaAGTCTAATAGCCTATAACCAGTGGATACAAAACACGCTTGAAACAATATTTCATGTCTTAATTTAGaataagtagtttagaagttatgatggTACATATCAACAAAGATACGGGTAAATACAAAACCATCTTTTTAACTTTACCGTAGTCGAGTTGTAGAAAAACAGTAACTATTcttatgatatttgactaaaaactacaaTTCGATTACGAAATGCCAagttattccatttttttctgcaacttttAAAATCCTGCACTTAACCATTGATAATAATTTCTCCTTGTTTCCAGTATGAACATACCCTAAGGCTAAAACTGTAAAATATAGAACAAGCGCGGATATGgtaattcaaaattctgcaacGACAACCAACGACAagagaagttatttttttttctctcttacgAAGTTTCAATTTATTGTGCATTAGCGTTGGATCCTTTTAAATAagtttcgatattttttttttttatttaaatctgttgaCAACCAAGAGCAAcagttgatatatttttttttgttcattttgctTTCAtgctttaataaaaattaaaatgtaaataaaaatcagaatcacacaatattaaaaaaaaagtatctaaatATGTATCAGGTCCGTTGTCAACGTTAATGTTCGTCAGCATAATTGCGCTCCCAGTCTTTTAAGGTAGAAAATAAtgctgttgaagaaaaaaatagaagaaaaaaaaatattaaatagaacgaaaaagaaaaggaaattgAAAAGCCATTGAAGTAAATTGCGTGTGAAAGTGGTATCATGGTTTTCTACTTACCACCGGATCTGCCTTTTTCCAACATTGATGGAACCACCATGCCTTATGGCATAGAGTATCGCCCTCCGGGTGAATACAGTTCTTTGACATATTAAGCAGGACCTCGCGTATACTGTCCGGAACGCTACGGAAAAGGGTTTCCAAGTGTACATCGCCGTTCTCGTCGACAACCTCAAATTCATGGAATATGCAATTCATGTAGCATTTAAGGGCTTCGTCCTCGTGAATTTCGCCATCGCTAAATTCCCTAATTGCTTCTGCAAGATTGAATTTGATGTGAAATGATGATTTATAGCTTAGGACATTACTAAAATGGTTTCGGTTAAACTTGTGGTGCGGTGGTGATGGTGTTGGGTGATTTTATACTATGCAGAAAAGGAAAAGGGTTTTAATGCGGAAACACGTTATAATGGGAAaaggagacaaaaaaaaaaccaagaagaaAATACTAAAAGGTTATTTGAAGTTCGATTAAGTGATTAGGTTTGTGTCGGCTTCGCTTTTGTGGATTAAATGGAGAATTAGTCAGAAGAAGTTGAGTTAAATTATTGCGGAGATGTTATATTGTACGTACAGAGACCATGAAAAAGTGttattagaaattttattaggAAGAATTCCTTAAACTGGATTTTTAAGTAAAGTGgatatttcaacaaaataaaataaaaacgaattaGTTGGTAAATTCTCTGCTTAATTGTAGATTATGGAAAGTGAATCTGAACTGCAGGTATTGAGTTGGTAGAGACGGAATCAAGAGATTTAACGGCTGCCCGGCTATCACAGAAgacaattcaattttaaagttcaagtgacctcaactccaaagctTTTCGcccacataaaataaaaataatttgtattattttttcttcgttattatccCAGAAGACGAAGTCGATACTAAAATCTAGTCTGTCAACACAATAGTTCAGTTCATTCCGTCTAAAAATGTGGAACAAATTATCTTTCTGGAATTTCATCCCTCCAAGACTGACCTAGAATGGGTGGTTACCAGAAAGTTATTtgtgaagtgaaaacttcttcagtatcgtagtgatttgtaACACGATGAAATGAAAAAGCGACAGTAAAAATTGATGATTTATATAACAACGCACAGCCTAAACTGTAATAGATATACAAATTGTTGATatcttatttgattttgaaGTGAGCACTTAGAAATggtttttccaaatttaaaaatttaatagggtaaatagggttAAAACGctatagcaaaaaaaacctattttctAAATCGTAAGCTGTAGAGAGTTGAACTGTTTTTAATCTATGAATAATTTTAGTTTAAGGTTAACAagggtattgaaaaaaaaactaaaaatttaactACTAAgttatgaaagtttttttttttttatgaaaatatgtggtagacctttgacaaagtggttattatatggggcatttcacgtgaaaccagCAGCTAAAAATGTGGTGGGtcgtcaaatttgttcatatttggtatatgtattccttaatcgaattaaaaaatacatctggaaggattttgaattttaagccttgatagcggagttatgggcttctaaagttttggaaaactctgggaagagtttatttgaaaaatttatataaattaaacgaaggggtaacaaaattattttaatgatggattatacgcaaaattagacgtgcttttcaaatatgaaatctaaaccggaaatagatttattttttcgacagaaaaccggaagttggcacttcaaatccaaatttaagaaacttcgaccattttgatatttttttaaatagtcttaaaataaagcttatacaATTTAGAAACTACATGCCAAGTTTCAGAGTGGGATATCAAgccgtttagaagatacataggttttagtgaggggtcttcgtgcatgtaaaaccggaagtacccagttttctctgctctgacccagcagtttgtaccacccccaaattttttttgcccattcgatagagcattggctgaatatcattatcctgatttttcgcactcgcgaaattcacctttcagcc includes the following:
- the LOC129913571 gene encoding pheromone-binding protein-related protein 6-like; amino-acid sequence: MKIFIPFFVLICGFCGFVLGQQPRRDDEWPPKGILAMIKPITESCVKKTGVTQEAIREFSDGEIHEDEALKCYMNCIFHEFEVVDENGDVHLETLFRSVPDSIREVLLNMSKNCIHPEGDTLCHKAWWFHQCWKKADPVHYFLP